In Treponema vincentii, a single window of DNA contains:
- a CDS encoding UDP-glucuronic acid decarboxylase family protein, whose amino-acid sequence MEITMLKNKKVVLITGGAGFIGSNVCSALLNRNCHVICMDNLFCSTLKNIQCFSHNPDFEFIEHDITQPFSFYVDEIYNFACPASPKYYQKDPIYTMKTNVIGVLNILELATQHHAKILQASTSEVYGDALQHPQQEDYWGNVNPVGIRSCYDEGKRAAESLCVDYYRQYKTKVKIARIFNCYGPGMQMDDGRAICNFIVQALQHKDITIYGTGAQTRSFCYIDDLVRGLLALMETPVKITVPINLGTSEEITINELAMHILKLCETNVTCKYMALPTDDPKQRQPDISLAKKVLQWQPVIKLDKGLEKTIAYFKDLLAI is encoded by the coding sequence ATGGAAATTACAATGTTGAAAAATAAAAAAGTAGTATTGATAACGGGTGGCGCGGGATTTATAGGATCAAATGTATGTTCGGCACTATTAAATCGGAACTGTCATGTAATATGTATGGATAACTTATTTTGCAGCACATTAAAAAATATACAATGCTTTAGCCATAATCCTGATTTTGAATTTATTGAACATGATATAACACAACCGTTTTCATTTTATGTAGATGAGATATACAATTTTGCTTGTCCGGCATCACCGAAATACTACCAAAAAGATCCTATCTATACAATGAAAACAAATGTTATCGGTGTCTTGAATATACTTGAACTTGCAACGCAACATCATGCAAAGATATTGCAAGCTTCGACATCTGAAGTTTACGGTGATGCACTTCAGCATCCACAGCAAGAGGATTACTGGGGAAATGTTAATCCTGTCGGCATCCGGAGCTGTTATGATGAAGGAAAACGGGCAGCAGAAAGCCTTTGTGTGGATTATTATAGACAATACAAAACGAAAGTTAAAATAGCCAGAATATTTAATTGCTACGGGCCGGGAATGCAAATGGATGACGGACGCGCTATATGTAATTTTATCGTACAGGCGCTACAGCATAAAGATATTACCATATACGGTACGGGAGCACAAACTCGAAGTTTTTGCTATATAGATGATTTAGTACGCGGTTTGCTTGCATTAATGGAAACTCCGGTAAAGATAACAGTCCCTATTAATCTTGGAACATCTGAAGAAATAACAATTAATGAGCTTGCTATGCACATACTCAAACTTTGTGAAACTAATGTAACCTGTAAATATATGGCATTACCTACGGATGATCCAAAACAGAGACAACCTGATATATCACTGGCAAAAAAAGTATTGCAGTGGCAGCCTGTTATAAAGCTCGACAAGGGATTAGAAAAAACAATAGCGTATTTTAAAGACTTGCTTGCAATATAG
- a CDS encoding radical SAM protein, translating to MENTERKERAQNILARYGLKNLTYLGQGFEGVVFHNGQHVYKVVLPWFTGGNKWYTYQHLTFFFEKETYKSFYQLEEVIEFEGLVIEKYPYEPSKPVTAFTEDDVINFLTECWQKKIVIRDCKKENFIRVNGIIKLIDLDGCQYYNDSLFLNACVRMYIFLHENDNPDLKKLQRSAINNFDLPELKDCRTFINKIFANIMYEESKTVINSFEVVKRKDLIYESYSIQQIDNLEQLFFNKIKQHLYLCDIQIKDIRLSDNNTFVPEAIIVGYKKLQPLQDKVSLLIKTCAQDVEIIEQNIKHIVRQLSCPNIFHEVIVSIDSKKDNFIRQFTENADFEKVINIVDTLKKEGVIDRYFIFNPDYTERINWDWFGLSTNHTHSSSNVPISSQLYAFEQCSGDYIFQMDSDVMIGRRDIDHSYMQDMLAELKKNEKVISVGFNICNSQSKAYFGFENGGYVPEVRMGLFDKQRMFRLRPFPNTLDCDGRLQLTWYRSLEKLQKETGYCSIRGGDNRTFYVHPQNYRKSSAYSWMNILDRVEQSIIPDIQYDHFDCEGSFYDWCTPKRNETMVVLSCFKNITVDKFLRMWCSLISQSFQDFGILFYDDCSDNGMSLFIEQIIKPYQNRITFIKGRTHLPKLQCEYIAIHKYCNNPDSIIVCIDTDDALIGREALYDVYKKYEMWGVDMTCGRVHQTYRLQPHYRYPVNFMEPRKNGGNVWQHLKTFRKYLFDSIPMSYFKYNNVELKYSQQKWFEKCDDYAMMISMVEMSSSPFQMDFINYYYERDYEKRNADRALKEQCIKEILSKRPLTAATLYKNRKIFKPNQNKIEIDITFDCNLRCEGCNRSCGLAPSKDYMAIEDIGAFITESKKLHRRWRLINVLGGEPTLHPDFIAILKMLQTEYADVYNNDVIIQVVSNGFTENSRRLCKEAEQFQNVRIDYESFKTKNTVDYFTPFADAPVDDPDFNSADFSKGCWVTSYCGIGLNKNGYFACSVCGAISRVLKDGGGIPYLKDATEETLVGQLKKYCRYCGNFKHYAESDGDFLPRCEKAPFRNIISPFWEKVYGNYNVEK from the coding sequence ATGGAAAATACTGAACGAAAAGAAAGAGCTCAAAACATATTAGCACGATATGGCTTGAAAAATCTTACGTATCTTGGACAAGGTTTTGAAGGTGTTGTGTTTCACAACGGACAGCATGTGTATAAAGTTGTTCTACCATGGTTCACGGGTGGAAATAAATGGTACACATATCAACATCTTACATTCTTTTTCGAAAAAGAAACATATAAGTCCTTTTATCAACTGGAAGAAGTGATTGAATTTGAAGGATTGGTTATAGAGAAATACCCATATGAACCATCAAAGCCGGTCACAGCATTTACAGAAGATGATGTGATTAATTTCTTAACCGAGTGTTGGCAAAAAAAGATTGTCATTCGAGATTGTAAAAAAGAAAATTTTATTCGCGTCAACGGTATTATAAAACTAATAGATTTAGACGGATGTCAATATTATAATGATAGCCTGTTCTTAAATGCTTGTGTACGAATGTATATCTTTCTTCATGAAAATGATAACCCTGATTTAAAAAAACTACAACGAAGTGCAATTAATAATTTTGATCTTCCTGAATTAAAAGATTGTCGTACTTTTATAAATAAGATATTTGCAAATATTATGTATGAGGAATCAAAGACAGTCATTAATTCATTCGAGGTTGTTAAGAGAAAAGATCTTATTTATGAGAGTTATTCAATACAGCAAATAGATAATCTTGAACAATTGTTTTTTAATAAAATCAAACAGCATTTATATCTATGTGATATTCAGATAAAGGATATACGACTTTCCGACAATAATACGTTTGTACCGGAGGCCATCATTGTCGGGTATAAAAAACTGCAACCGCTGCAAGACAAGGTTTCTCTATTGATTAAAACCTGCGCACAGGATGTTGAAATAATTGAACAGAATATAAAACATATTGTCAGGCAGCTTTCATGCCCAAATATATTCCATGAAGTCATTGTCTCTATCGACTCAAAAAAAGATAATTTTATTCGTCAATTTACCGAAAATGCCGATTTTGAGAAAGTTATTAACATAGTTGATACTTTAAAGAAAGAAGGCGTTATCGATAGATATTTTATATTCAATCCCGATTACACAGAGCGTATTAATTGGGATTGGTTCGGTTTGTCAACGAATCACACTCATTCGTCTTCAAATGTACCGATAAGTTCCCAGCTGTACGCTTTTGAGCAGTGCAGCGGCGACTATATTTTTCAAATGGATAGCGATGTGATGATTGGTCGAAGGGATATTGATCATTCGTATATGCAGGATATGCTTGCTGAACTTAAGAAAAATGAAAAAGTGATTTCCGTTGGATTTAATATTTGTAATTCACAGAGTAAGGCTTACTTCGGATTTGAGAACGGCGGATACGTGCCGGAAGTCAGAATGGGGCTTTTTGACAAGCAAAGAATGTTTAGGCTTCGTCCATTTCCGAATACATTAGATTGTGACGGTAGATTACAGTTAACATGGTATCGCTCGCTTGAAAAATTACAAAAAGAAACAGGATACTGTTCTATTCGAGGGGGGGATAACCGAACTTTTTATGTTCATCCTCAAAACTATCGGAAGAGTAGCGCGTATAGTTGGATGAATATTCTTGATAGAGTAGAACAGAGTATCATTCCGGATATTCAATACGATCATTTTGACTGCGAAGGTTCATTTTACGATTGGTGTACTCCGAAACGCAATGAGACAATGGTTGTACTTTCTTGTTTTAAAAATATTACTGTCGATAAATTTCTTCGGATGTGGTGTTCCTTAATAAGTCAAAGTTTTCAAGATTTCGGTATTTTGTTTTACGATGACTGCTCCGATAATGGTATGTCGCTTTTTATTGAACAAATAATTAAACCGTACCAGAATCGTATTACTTTCATAAAAGGGCGAACTCATTTACCTAAATTACAATGCGAATACATTGCGATTCACAAGTATTGTAATAATCCTGATTCTATTATTGTTTGCATTGATACCGATGATGCATTGATAGGACGTGAAGCATTATACGATGTATATAAAAAATATGAAATGTGGGGTGTTGATATGACTTGTGGACGGGTTCATCAAACCTATCGGTTGCAACCACATTATCGCTATCCGGTAAATTTTATGGAACCAAGAAAAAATGGCGGTAATGTCTGGCAGCATCTTAAAACATTTCGAAAATATCTTTTTGATTCAATTCCGATGTCATATTTTAAATATAATAATGTAGAATTAAAATATTCGCAACAAAAATGGTTTGAAAAGTGCGATGATTATGCCATGATGATTTCTATGGTTGAAATGAGTTCATCTCCTTTCCAAATGGATTTTATCAATTATTATTATGAACGCGATTATGAGAAGCGAAATGCGGATAGGGCTTTAAAAGAACAATGTATTAAAGAAATTCTTAGTAAAAGACCATTGACGGCCGCTACGTTGTATAAAAATAGAAAGATATTCAAGCCGAACCAAAATAAAATTGAAATAGATATTACTTTTGATTGCAATCTGAGGTGTGAAGGATGTAATCGTTCTTGCGGACTTGCCCCATCAAAAGATTATATGGCAATCGAAGATATTGGCGCGTTTATCACCGAAAGTAAAAAACTACATCGACGCTGGAGGCTCATTAATGTTTTAGGCGGAGAACCTACTTTACATCCCGATTTTATTGCTATTCTTAAAATGTTGCAAACAGAGTATGCTGATGTTTATAATAACGATGTGATTATTCAAGTTGTCTCAAACGGATTTACGGAGAATTCCAGAAGATTATGTAAAGAAGCGGAACAATTTCAAAACGTGCGTATAGATTATGAATCATTTAAAACTAAAAATACCGTTGACTACTTTACTCCCTTTGCCGATGCTCCGGTTGACGACCCTGATTTTAATAGTGCGGATTTCAGTAAAGGTTGTTGGGTAACTTCATATTGCGGTATAGGACTCAATAAAAACGGTTATTTTGCCTGTTCCGTTTGCGGAGCAATCAGCAGAGTACTAAAAGACGGTGGCGGTATACCTTACTTAAAGGATGCTACGGAGGAAACATTAGTCGGACAATTAAAAAAGTATTGCCGATATTGCGGAAATTTTAAACACTATGCAGAAAGCGACGGTGATTTTTTACCCCGCTGCGAAAAAGCTCCTTTCAGAAATATTATTTCTCCGTTTTGGGAGAAAGTATATGGAAATTACAATGTTGAAAAATAA
- a CDS encoding glycosyltransferase, whose protein sequence is MPVLKKIVIGVAIHNGRNTIRRCLTSILEQKNINAQIWILIADDNSTDCWEETVEDLLINPQIIITKVQYQNVSKTRNHLNKYIAKYFGAVNLIGRLDCDDEYADQFVLSHIENLKRQTDADVIFAGNYLRQNNMVIDRINKASKRLKNPQYLLQRLKSMAEGFADSELPSCNIFLTLKSLEEYPDIPSAEDHFLSVRILLSHKQYNIAFAEGVLLTIYNLDGNMTANNKKKDDYKQAREKLYQEGIRLWKILNEKKELKTY, encoded by the coding sequence ATGCCGGTACTGAAAAAAATTGTTATCGGTGTTGCGATTCATAACGGTCGAAATACGATAAGACGATGCCTAACTTCAATTCTTGAACAAAAAAATATCAATGCACAGATATGGATTTTAATCGCTGACGATAACTCGACCGATTGTTGGGAAGAAACTGTAGAAGATTTGTTGATAAATCCGCAGATTATCATCACAAAAGTACAATATCAGAACGTATCAAAAACACGGAATCATCTTAATAAGTATATTGCAAAGTATTTTGGTGCCGTAAATTTAATAGGACGATTGGATTGTGATGATGAATATGCCGATCAATTTGTTCTTTCACACATTGAAAATTTAAAACGGCAAACCGATGCAGATGTTATTTTTGCAGGTAATTATCTGCGGCAGAATAATATGGTTATTGATCGTATTAATAAAGCGAGCAAGAGGCTAAAAAATCCACAGTATCTTTTACAACGATTAAAAAGTATGGCAGAAGGATTCGCCGATTCCGAATTACCGTCTTGTAATATCTTTCTTACATTAAAGAGTCTTGAAGAATATCCTGATATTCCCAGTGCAGAGGATCATTTTTTATCAGTAAGAATATTACTCAGTCATAAACAATACAATATTGCTTTCGCCGAAGGTGTATTATTGACGATCTATAATTTAGATGGAAATATGACTGCGAATAATAAAAAAAAAGATGATTATAAACAAGCCAGAGAAAAACTTTATCAAGAAGGGATACGTTTATGGAAAATACTGAACGAAAAGAAAGAGCTCAAAACATATTAG
- a CDS encoding glycosyltransferase family 2 protein codes for MPMTNNYKVGVLIATSMGRNELLFSRALPSVLCQTKKADCVLIVDDNTDETVSAEVQHRISMRNDANIHYIKNTKTSGMSGTGAWNSGIEWYNARFLDTDYIAILDDDDSWDIRYLEKCKNAISVGSYAPDLLAAYLKRSDCKTANIFSYEDLVVNSFLCGNPGIQGSNMFIRLGILNCIGGFDESLPSCTDRDLMIRILRCVSKENIKIIPEVLVNHYAWNGSITYNKKEERTRAYFVF; via the coding sequence ATGCCGATGACAAATAATTATAAAGTCGGAGTGCTTATTGCAACATCGATGGGGAGAAACGAGCTACTGTTCTCGCGTGCGCTTCCTTCAGTTTTGTGCCAGACGAAAAAAGCTGACTGTGTTTTAATTGTTGATGACAATACCGACGAAACGGTAAGTGCTGAAGTGCAACATCGTATCAGTATGCGTAATGATGCCAATATTCATTACATCAAGAATACTAAAACATCAGGAATGAGCGGTACCGGAGCATGGAATTCCGGAATTGAATGGTATAATGCTCGATTTTTAGATACCGACTATATTGCTATTCTGGATGATGATGACAGTTGGGATATACGGTATTTGGAAAAATGCAAAAATGCCATTAGTGTTGGTTCATATGCCCCTGATTTATTGGCAGCATATCTGAAGCGAAGCGACTGCAAAACGGCGAATATCTTTAGTTATGAAGATTTGGTCGTTAACTCTTTTCTATGCGGCAATCCGGGAATACAAGGCAGTAATATGTTTATTCGTCTTGGAATACTGAATTGTATAGGAGGATTTGATGAAAGCCTTCCAAGCTGCACGGATAGAGACTTGATGATCAGGATACTTAGATGCGTATCAAAAGAAAATATTAAAATAATACCCGAAGTACTTGTTAATCACTATGCTTGGAATGGTTCCATAACATATAACAAAAAAGAAGAAAGAACAAGGGCTTACTTTGTTTTTTGA
- a CDS encoding queuosine precursor transporter: MNKTDDINNILPVYYSIFITGLLISNVLGSKIVTIYGLRMPSATIAYAVTYLMTDVVGELYGKKAADRLVKIGFICLIISFLLIRLALILPSDNDTSAFNQIFNSTTRIIIASLSGYLISQSVDVFIFHKIKSYSEKYKFLRNNISTIISQFIDTAVFSFIAFYGIVPRVADLLYGVFFAKVILALCDTPFFYLLTRRSKQRYQCFCQNLGRNKMVNMDLSIKNADDK; the protein is encoded by the coding sequence ATGAATAAGACTGATGACATAAATAACATTTTACCGGTTTATTACAGCATATTTATTACCGGTCTCCTTATCTCTAATGTACTAGGGTCAAAAATAGTAACGATTTACGGATTACGGATGCCTTCTGCAACTATAGCCTATGCCGTTACATACTTAATGACGGATGTCGTCGGAGAGTTATACGGAAAAAAAGCGGCTGATCGACTTGTGAAGATAGGTTTCATCTGTCTTATAATAAGCTTCTTACTGATCCGTTTAGCATTAATACTTCCGTCAGATAATGATACTTCCGCATTTAATCAAATTTTTAATTCTACTACCAGAATTATTATTGCAAGTTTATCGGGATATTTAATAAGTCAGAGTGTTGATGTGTTTATTTTCCATAAGATAAAATCTTATTCTGAAAAATATAAGTTTCTTCGAAATAATATAAGCACTATTATTAGCCAATTTATTGATACTGCGGTTTTCAGTTTTATTGCATTTTATGGTATTGTACCGAGAGTAGCTGATTTGCTGTATGGTGTTTTCTTTGCAAAAGTAATTCTTGCACTCTGTGATACTCCTTTTTTTTATCTACTGACAAGAAGATCGAAACAGCGGTATCAATGTTTCTGCCAAAATTTAGGAAGAAACAAGATGGTCAATATGGATTTATCGATTAAAAATGCCGATGACAAATAA
- a CDS encoding pyridoxamine 5'-phosphate oxidase family protein, with protein MRRSDREVTDYQQIKLIIEQAKVVHIGMIDNGRPYVVPMQYGFVFTGGKLTLYVHCAKEGRKLDIIKKNPCVFIELETNVAIVSGGDVPCKYGSEYASIMGDGIVVIVEDISEKIFGLQLMMKTQSGRDFEITEQMAASVTVLRIDVPCVTAKSRVKA; from the coding sequence ATGAGAAGATCTGACAGAGAAGTAACCGACTATCAACAAATAAAGTTGATTATTGAACAGGCAAAAGTAGTACATATCGGGATGATCGATAACGGCCGTCCGTATGTAGTACCAATGCAGTACGGTTTTGTATTTACCGGCGGTAAGTTAACTCTCTATGTGCATTGCGCAAAAGAAGGCCGGAAACTCGATATCATCAAAAAGAACCCGTGTGTTTTTATTGAACTTGAAACGAATGTTGCAATTGTTTCCGGCGGCGATGTTCCGTGTAAATACGGTTCGGAATATGCAAGCATTATGGGAGACGGAATAGTAGTTATTGTTGAAGATATTTCAGAAAAGATTTTCGGATTGCAGCTTATGATGAAAACGCAAAGCGGCAGAGATTTTGAAATAACCGAACAGATGGCGGCATCGGTTACAGTGTTGCGTATCGATGTTCCGTGTGTAACAGCAAAGAGTAGGGTTAAAGCCTAA
- a CDS encoding ABC transporter substrate-binding protein codes for MQRRFIAILMLLFMIFCATTVCLGCVKSTRKNAEKTVLTLGSWRTDDLGAWTRLLAEYEKVSGVSIQFKPINPPNYNTELRMQLDSGSDPDLMFARSYAIGMELYEKGFLVDISNLPYLEEHFSESSKDAWRGSDGKSFAVPVAAVVQSIYYNKDIFGRVDLAIPTTWEELLLACKDLKDAGYTPFANGLADGWDINECFMMGLLPNFIGGEKGRHEYENGLRPFNDGDMVAAFSAMKDIAPYCFENFESLTYADSNMLFATGKAAMYADGSWTLDSFKELPFQWGNFAFPPPAGKQPEICFHVDVGIAMNANGTHQKEAWDFLSWLCTAEGATVVAKYLPSGFYSMFNGSIPIESSQGAEIYALLTGRGQDVRFVWPRLMNGTPSGYTLLNDGVVAVMKGEKTPQQAANALAEGLAQWYKP; via the coding sequence ATGCAGAGAAGATTTATCGCAATCCTAATGCTGCTTTTTATGATATTTTGTGCCACTACGGTTTGTTTGGGATGTGTAAAAAGTACAAGAAAAAATGCAGAAAAAACTGTTTTAACACTGGGATCATGGCGTACAGATGATTTGGGAGCATGGACTCGCTTACTTGCCGAATATGAAAAAGTAAGCGGCGTATCTATTCAATTTAAGCCGATCAACCCACCCAATTACAATACAGAGCTTCGTATGCAGTTGGATAGTGGATCCGATCCGGATTTAATGTTTGCTCGCTCTTATGCAATCGGTATGGAATTGTATGAGAAGGGTTTTTTGGTAGATATAAGCAATTTACCATATTTAGAAGAACATTTTTCCGAAAGCAGTAAAGATGCATGGCGAGGCTCTGACGGTAAATCTTTCGCAGTTCCTGTTGCTGCCGTGGTGCAGAGTATTTATTATAATAAAGATATTTTTGGAAGAGTAGATCTCGCTATTCCCACCACATGGGAAGAACTTTTGCTTGCCTGCAAAGATTTAAAAGATGCCGGATATACCCCATTTGCAAACGGACTTGCCGATGGATGGGATATCAATGAATGTTTTATGATGGGATTATTACCGAACTTTATCGGCGGCGAAAAAGGCAGGCATGAATATGAAAACGGCTTGCGTCCTTTTAACGATGGTGATATGGTTGCAGCCTTTTCTGCAATGAAGGATATTGCCCCCTATTGTTTCGAAAATTTTGAATCATTAACGTATGCTGATTCAAATATGCTTTTCGCAACGGGTAAAGCGGCTATGTATGCTGACGGTTCCTGGACACTCGACAGCTTTAAAGAGTTACCGTTTCAGTGGGGAAATTTCGCATTTCCACCTCCGGCCGGAAAACAGCCTGAAATTTGCTTCCATGTTGATGTAGGAATAGCGATGAATGCGAACGGAACGCATCAAAAAGAGGCTTGGGATTTCTTGTCGTGGCTTTGTACAGCCGAAGGAGCCACCGTTGTCGCAAAATATTTGCCGAGCGGTTTTTATTCTATGTTCAATGGGAGTATTCCTATCGAAAGTTCTCAAGGTGCCGAAATTTATGCACTTCTTACCGGGCGAGGGCAGGATGTTCGCTTTGTATGGCCAAGGTTGATGAACGGAACGCCTTCCGGCTATACTTTGCTGAATGATGGTGTAGTTGCCGTTATGAAAGGAGAAAAAACTCCCCAGCAAGCTGCCAATGCTTTAGCGGAAGGGCTTGCACAGTGGTATAAACCCTAA
- a CDS encoding GNAT family N-acetyltransferase produces MVAKGYSVRKAEPRDLAAVMQVERQSFEENIVEDESVFADRIAYTSGCNYVLVKADTQSVCGYFTAELWDALQMDVGAFALGHSVRERHQPAGTVLYISSFALLPEVRGQSIAEKFFASAIERIAVVFPQVEQVVLLVHEDWHKAIRIYEKQGFIRTQILDRFAWFGDKRAFIYEKTI; encoded by the coding sequence ATGGTAGCAAAAGGGTATAGCGTAAGAAAGGCGGAACCGAGAGATTTGGCTGCGGTTATGCAGGTGGAACGGCAAAGCTTTGAAGAAAACATCGTTGAGGACGAAAGTGTATTTGCCGATCGCATCGCATATACTTCCGGTTGCAATTATGTTCTTGTTAAAGCTGATACGCAATCGGTGTGCGGTTATTTTACGGCTGAACTATGGGATGCCTTACAGATGGACGTCGGCGCGTTTGCACTCGGACATTCGGTACGAGAACGTCATCAGCCTGCAGGAACGGTGTTGTATATATCTTCTTTTGCATTGTTGCCGGAAGTACGCGGACAAAGCATTGCCGAAAAATTTTTTGCTTCTGCTATAGAACGCATCGCCGTCGTTTTTCCGCAGGTGGAACAGGTCGTCTTGCTTGTGCATGAAGATTGGCATAAAGCAATCAGGATTTATGAAAAACAAGGCTTTATCCGCACACAAATTTTAGACCGGTTTGCATGGTTCGGGGACAAGAGGGCTTTTATCTACGAAAAAACGATATAA